The genomic DNA TTTTGCAACAAAAAAGTTATAATTTGTCTAACATCAATTAAGCTGAGGTAAAAAAATATGGAAAATTATTATTACTTTTTTAAAGGTATAAGGAAAACAGAGAAAATCTGGGAATGGTTTGAAATCGTATATGGTAAGAATCCCCGCGTGGAATTAATCCATGTTGCACCTGTCACATTTTCTGTAGATAATACAGTATATACTATTCGATATAAAAGTAAGTGGGATAAGATTTACTGCATTAGACTGCACGGAAGAGATTCACACAATCATTGTGATTACCTACTTAAAATAGAAAAATTCCTGAATAAGTTGAAAGAAACAGCTTATTAAAAAAAGAACCTTATAGGTTCTTTTATTTTTCCGATTCATAGTATTTATAGATTACATCTATTAATGTTGTCCGGACTTTCTTCAGATGATTTTCTACTTTATTCTTGAGAAAATCATAATTTGTTTCTTGCTTCTCTATCTCTTCTATGAATATCTTTTTTATATCCTCATTCAAATTTATGTTTTTATCTATAAGATCTACTATTCTTTTGTCTTGTGTCATCTGATAGACTTTACTATGAAGATCTGTTTTAAATTTATTTACTTGATTATCTATTTTAGAGTTTAAATGATTTATATTCTCTTTAAAATGATTATGATCTATTATTTCAAATAATCCCCCTTGCAATGTATTTAGTTCTTCCAGTATGACAGCATTCAAAGATATTTTCATTCCACTAATATTATTATCAAGTTTATTGTCTATTATATCTAAGTGATTAAACACTTTCAAGAATTGTTTATCATTCATTTTGTCATTCATTTTTATCTGTCTTGAATTCCTGTCTAATTTATCTACTATTGTATCTATCTTTTTTAAAAATGCATCCTGAAATTTCTTAGACTGCAATATAAAAACAACTGCTATTATTATTAAAATACCGTTTTCCGCTGCCAATTTCACTAATACTCCTATCGTCATATTTTATGCTCCTTATAGTGTTAAAGTATTATTTTGCTTCTATTACATCCTTATTCTTGTTAAACACCGCATTTATTAACCATTCTATTACTTTCTGAGGTATGAATTTCAATATACTATTTTTATAAAAGTTTTGTTTCATCAACCATTTTAAGGCGAATTCTAATTTTTCCCTGCCTTTCAAATGTAGCACAGCTTCTGCTTTTATGGTACTGGCAAGCATTAATACTTGTGTTTTCCTATAAGTCCACAGGAACCAACCTAAACCAATTACTCCTAAAATTAAAACTGTGTTCAGTATAGGATTTTGCATATAAAATGTTGTTGCTATTTTCAAATAATTCATATTTATTCCTCCTAATATAATTTTATTGTTCCGTCTATTTCTCCAATAGTTTTATTCCCCTGTACCAGATATATTTTTGTATCTGGTTTTTCTGGTTGTTCCGGCTCTGTTCCTTCAGAACTATCACCTAAATATTCATGTACGCTCTTAACAATTGCAGCCACATAGTTATCCATCTTATCAAGCCCAGCTTTCAGATCACTATCATTGTCTATAAAAAAGCCTTCCGAGATAATGCATGGGGCTTTCGTCCTCTGCAATAATCCCATTCCTCTATTTTGCCATGGAGTTTTAGCCCCTCTGTTTTTTAGTCCTAAAGCTTCTGAAACATTTTTAGAAACTATAGTAGCTAATTCTTTTCCTTTTGTACTTCCAGGATAATAAATAGCTTCTGTGCCTGTTCCTTTATCATCTTCTGAATCATTGCAATGAAAAGATATTATGATTTCAGGATTAAAACTGTTTATTTTAGCTATATCTTCTATACTGTTATTCCCTCTATTCTCTAATAAAATTTCATACTGTCCTTGCAATTTCTGTACAATTTTAGGTACTAGTTCACTATTATACTTTAGCTCTGTATATCCGTTATTTGGATTTACTGCTCCTGTGTCCTTTCCACCATGTCCTATTATCAAACATATTTTTTTCATTTTTCCTCCTCTCCTGTTAATTCTTCATATCTGGCATATTTTTCATCATAATCAGATGTTAATTCTGCTATTTCTTTCTTTAGCCCACCAATAACAAATTTTCTATTCTGTGCTTCAGCTTCTTTCAAAGTTTGCTCTCTTAAAAATCTCTCTTTATCTATCCCTTCAAGTTCATTATTTAATACTGATATCTCTTTTTCTTTATCATGTATCCATTCATTTTTTTGAGAATTCCAATCGTGAAACTCTGATGGTTTTTCTTTAATTTTGACTTCGTTCCCTTCGAAATACTCGCCTTCTTGCAGTTCTTCTTGTCCAGCTCCCACTCTTTCAGCTCTTGTCATTTCTCTTATCTCTCCGTTTTCAATAACTGGATTTATCAATTTAGTAAATGAATAATAATGTTCTTCTAAATAATCAGGATAAAATCTTTTTGGATTTTCAATAAATTCTTCCTCATTTGTAATGTAAGGTGTTGCGATCAATTCTAAAGCTTTGTTGTAGATATATACGTTTTTCATTTTTCCTCCTTCTATATCATAAAAAATATGTTATTGATCCATATTTCGGCTGGCTTAATGTCCCACTACCTATAAAAATAGCTTGTCCGTTTGGTTTGATTATGACCGGAACTGTTTGTGTCTCACCAACACCGGGTACTAAAGCAAGATGTATGTTATGCTTTGGTCTCCATCCTACTGGAAGAACAAACAACACCTGTCCTGTTGTTCTTCCGTCAAAAGCGGTTCCGGAATCTATGCTTAAAATTGCAATATCTCCTTTTTTCTCAAGATAAAGTTCAGTCACTCCCGGTAAACTCATGCTCTCAATTACAGTCGTTTTTAAATCATCTATTTCATTTAATAAATTAAAGTTTGA from Sebaldella termitidis ATCC 33386 includes the following:
- a CDS encoding N-acetylmuramoyl-L-alanine amidase, which encodes MKKICLIIGHGGKDTGAVNPNNGYTELKYNSELVPKIVQKLQGQYEILLENRGNNSIEDIAKINSFNPEIIISFHCNDSEDDKGTGTEAIYYPGSTKGKELATIVSKNVSEALGLKNRGAKTPWQNRGMGLLQRTKAPCIISEGFFIDNDSDLKAGLDKMDNYVAAIVKSVHEYLGDSSEGTEPEQPEKPDTKIYLVQGNKTIGEIDGTIKLY